CCCTATAAAATTTACCATCTGACCACTTTGCTAAAACAGGATCTCCTGATCTAAGATCTTGCAGCTGCACAGGAGCCTCATCCCTTGCCAAAATGTCAGATCCTTTAAAGATTTTGCCGGTATAACCATCCTCCCATCTGACGAATGCAACACAtcctgagagagacagacagagagagaatgtttaatttctatttctatttggCCACAACAATTTAGACTGGTATTTTTAGACATCATTTGGACGATAATGTTATGATTTTTACCCCCTACACTTACCAGATTGCTCATTTGGGGGAGGGGTGCTCAGGTCCTTCATTTTCTGAGTGGGAACTCGTAGCCTCTTTTTTGCCggcactttgtttttctccatcctGTTaatgaaaattttttttttagatcattaACGCTAAGTATAATATAAATAGACACTATTTTAACCTAATTCACTTAATATCTTTGAGGCATGAATGTATCAAAATGagcaaaaatcaaatcaaattatttTCTGCTCACAACATACGGACTCGTGACACAATATGTTATGAACTTGCAGATCTGAAATTTCATCAGATATTTAACGTAGAGCAAAAACAGGAGGGCGACTCCAGTCAACTaagtcaaatttaaatttatttaaattgtgaccatctttttttaaatcaaaagtcATATAAAATCATGGTTTTCAAGAATTGCCACACCCTAGAATTTCAGTCAAAgaaactgaataaataaattacagctGGTAACATGTAGGCTAATCAATATTTCAAATAGATACTTCATAAGTGTGACTTAACGTTACTGTACATCACTGGTTCTCaaactgttttcatttcaaggacccccagtttaatatgcaataGAACCTAACATTAgccgttagctaacgttaacgttagccgtcagctaacgttaacttagcCAACCATCCCGTTTTCGACGGTCTGaataaaataatagtaatagttcGGAGTTTCTTTGTCAATTCCTTGTTGGATTGACACCTTATCCCCACCTTCCAGTGGACCACTCCGTTGCCACAACTGTTAATATTTCACTTTAAGATAATGTCAAAAGAATTTCATTCTTACCTTTTCAGCGTGGCAGGGGTAAAAGCCAACACgtgcaacagcagtgaccaaCGGACACTTCTCACCCTCCAGCAAAATTACGACTCCCACTATGGTAGCGCCAAGACCCGCCCTACAATTACTACTATTGGGCAttatttgttcaggtcctatcaTTTGACCAATCCGCTTTCCTAACCTGAGTATGCTTCCCCCTGAAGTTAACGGTCACGTCTCCCGCGCGTGCAACgttcaacttcttcttcttcttcttcttcttattttttcGGCGGTTAGTGCACTGCCCGTTGTGCAGTGTGGGGCAGAAATGGCTTGAGTTTGGAAGAAACAGCAACGCTCTCTGTAAAGGATAACGACTAACGGTAAGTAATAGTAGTGGTAATAGTAATAACGGACTCTTTAGTTACACATGAGGTAGGATTCTTGGAGTAACGTCAACGCATTGCTAATGCCACATTCAAGGGGCTACCACTAGCTATGCTACTTAGCTACACCTAGCTAGCTAATAGGCCTAAATGTCTACTAAGGCAGAATTCTaatctttattaaaataattacaactcgctatatatatatctatggtTACAAATCTCCTAGACTTCAGACTCTTCAGCAATGTCAAAACATACGAGAAATACACGTGTGTCTTAAAGAATATTTGTGGAATTATTTGGCACAAAACATGTCTTTGTGACCACATTGAAACTGGTATTCATTCAGTTGTGATCATAAGCCTAACTGTATTTGTTCTTGGTCATTTATATTTCATGCTGCTACATAATAAATAGattatttatgtaaattatACGTCCTGATATTTTTATGAGTCAGTAATACAAATAACTTgcattaaatttacattttggtgATCAATTGATCATCAATGATCAATACTTTTGGTATTTAAAGAATATGATGCTAATAATTATTTTGTAGTTTGACTTAAGATTTTGAAAATGTGGTACACAACAGTGCACTAGCCGATTATTAATAAAACAGCTCTATATTATTTATGATACCAGTCATTGTTAAAATGACCGTAGTCTccctgtttccccctgcttttCAGTAAACGGAAAATGCATTTTCGGATATTAATTGTATCCAATTAGGAGAGTGAATTCATGCAGGATGAAGAATAAACAAGTGGAAGTGATAAAATAAGAGAAACTTTATCCATCATAGGGATAATGGTACAAAGAAATTAACAGAGAAATTTGGAAGTGGAAAATTGACACTTTCTAggaaatgtatttctgtgtacTAAAGAGCTGATTAGATGGAAACCTCTGTTACTGAATAAACGCTTCATCATAATATAGAGTTTTACTTTTACAAAAAGTTCCACTGTATATTCCATCAACTTTAGtctgtatttatacagtattGGAGTGTCAAAATGACCAGAGAAGGACAGGTAATGAAGAAGACCCAAGTAAACGACCAAGACGGGCTGCACAATTGGTGAGTAGCCTGGCATAGCCGTGTTGCAGTAAACTTGCAGCAGATATGATATTTAATGCTTTATTTTCCTCCCTGCAGTCATCCCTCCCTGCAACCACCAGTGTTCATGTGGAGACTGATCAGCAATATTTAGGtaatttatgaaatgtgttggtgtgtgtttaatgttcaAAAGCCACAACCAGTCTTAtgtgcagaggacagagagatcCTGAACACAATTAGTTCTGATTAAGAATCACAGGCCCTGTAAATATAGATTGGTAGATAGAATGCAGTCTTCAGTCGGTCAAACCAAGCATGGCAAAATAGCTTTCTCCTAtccttcactttttctttttttatcttttgagTTTCTTGCAAGAAAGTTTCTCACCCAAAATCTGTTCTTTGctaattcattaaaaatgtaatctaagCAAAATTAGACTAATATTGATctagaaaaaaagtgtgaacCACTGATGTGTCCTCTTGTCTGTGTCAGGAGGTAGCAGCAGCGGAACACAGCAGGGAGTTGTGCCTCCTGGAGGAACCCAAAACGCTGCACTTCATGGGGAACACGCCCAACCTCCAGGTGTCCATGCAGGATATACCACACTCACTCTCGGACATCAAGCCTCTCACCACCTGCCAGGTACACAcaccctctctgtctgtttgtctgtaatGATGTATAGTATATTTTGTCACTGAACAGATCCTGctaaaatatgacaaaataatCTGAGTGTAAGAAAGTGATATACAGGTTGAGATGATATAGGTTTTGTGTTGtgacaagatgttttttttacccttaatgatttttattctattttattaccAGCACAAGGTAGCGTGGCACAAGAGAGTATTTCAACTGTTAACTCTATCAAAGACAATGAAGAACCATCTTCCAGATCAGCCTTCAGTGATCCGCCTGATGACCTAACAACTGAACTACATGGCAATGCTGAGTATGATCTATCTCAATTATTTGAGGAAGCTCTCCCTGATATGGGGGATTGGACATATGATGATGGACATTTGTTCAGTGAGGGATTTGAAGAGGGTTTGAGTGAGGACTGTGCAGAAGAGTCAAATTTCaaggacacaacacacaaaccattATATGACAATGCATCAATAACTGTTGCAGAGAGCCTTCTGATCATCATGGCTTACGTTAACTGTCATAAAGTAACTGATAAGGCACTTAGTGATTTGCTTAAAATGTTCAAATTGCTTTGTCCTGATAGTCTGAATACAGACTGCTTAAACAGTGTACAAAAgttaaaagagttttttttctcacatgctGCATCATCTCCTATTGTATTGCATAAATATTGCAGTAATTGTTTTGGGTCATTAGAAGGTGAAGTACAATGTCTATCTTGTGGGACCAGTGTGTCAGAAGAAAGATCCTCATCCTTCATAGAGGTTCCAATTGAGGCTCAAATAAGGTCATTGTTTCTCAAGCCAGGTTTTCAGGAGAAACTTAACTTTAGATTAAGCAGGAAGAAGACAGATCTTAACAACATTGAAGATATATATGATGCAGAAATTTACAAACAGCTTGTAGATGGGGGTGGTCCTCTTAGTGATCCTAAAAACATCTCACTTACTTGGAACACAGATGGGGTACCTATTTTCAAATCGTCCAAGTTTTCAGTGTGGCCTTTTTATTGTATCATCAATGAACTGAGTTTCATGGAACGCACAAAAGAGAGAATATGATATTTGCTGGACTTTGGTATGGGGACTCAAAACCATCCATGGTTACATTCCTTAGACCACTAGGTGACACACTCAGTAAACTTGCAGATGATGGAATTCTTGTGCAACCTGCTGAGTTGACAGCTGAACCTTTTGTGTGTAAAGTGCTCACCATTGCTGGAACATGCGACTTACCTGCTAAAGCATTAGTACTTAATTCAGTGCAATACAATGGGAAATTTGGATGTCATAAATGTGAGCAGCCAGGAAAGACTGTAAAGACAGGGGAAAGGGGACATGTTCATGCATTTCCATACCAACATAGAGATCCAAAAGGCCCACTGCGCACAAATGAAAAGTTTGCTCTTGATATGAAAATCTCAAATGAGACCAAAACCACCGTTAAAGGGGTGAAGGGTCCCTGTTGTCTTAGCAAACTTAAAAGTTATAACCTTATCAAAGGCACTGCTATAGATTACATGCACTCAGTCCTTCTTGGGGTAATGCGCCTTTTGATGGTTCTGTGGTTTTCTCCAGAATTTTCTCGTCAGCCCTTCAGCATGGCAAAAAATGCAAAGGAAATTGACAAGCGATTTCAGGATAtctctcctccatcctccacTCGATATCCTCGATCAGTGGCATCTCacagaatgttttttaaagcatcAGAATATCGGGATATTTTGATCTTCTATGGACCTGTTGTTTTCCGTGGAATTCTTGCAACACTGTACTACAAGCACTTCCTTCTACTAAGTGaagccattttcattttgttgatgGAATCCATATCAGTTGAACAGATTGATCATGCAGAGAAACTACTGTGGAACTTTTGTTCCCAAATGGCTATTCTATATGGTGAGCGGTACGAAACTGCAAATGTACACCTTCTTGTGCACCTAGCAGACAGTGTGAAGGCCCTTGGTCCATTATGGACTCATTCGTGTTTCCATTTTGAAGACAAGAATGGCTATTTGTTAAGGCTCATACATGGCACTCAAAATATACCTATGCAGATGGTCCATGCAGTCAAACTTGTGCAGTCTATTCCTGTTATTTCACAAACCATAAAACCAGGAAATGCCGTAGCTGAATTTTACACACGGCTGACTAAAGATGATAGTTTCTGTCAGGAAAACAATGATTTGTCTAGGACCAAACTATATGGAGCATCTAGTGAACTTCAACTGGACAGAGTTCACCTCTCTACATTGGAAAGACATGGTGGTCATTGCATCTGTTCTAAAACAGTAAGGATCTTTCACAGGGCACAAGTTAAAAGAAATTATCTCACATCAAAACACTATGGGAAAGGCAATAGAAGAAACAATTGTACAGTTGTTTTTTCTAGTGATGGACAAAGAAAGTATGGACAGATTGAGTTCTTCTTTACCTCAGAACATTCAAATGCCAAATGGGCCCTTGTTAATGAATTCAAAGTTGCCGGTTTTACATTGCTGCATGATAGTGTAACAAATGGTACATGCAGTCATGTTGTTCCCCTATTAGAAACCTCTGTTAATACAGTAGTTTCCTTGGATCATATACTGGGTAAAGTTGTTTTCTTTGACTTGACATCTATGCCTGGCATTGTTTTTGCAGCTAATTTCCCAAACACACTTGAAAAG
This DNA window, taken from Etheostoma spectabile isolate EspeVRDwgs_2016 unplaced genomic scaffold, UIUC_Espe_1.0 scaffold00000051, whole genome shotgun sequence, encodes the following:
- the LOC116674388 gene encoding uncharacterized protein LOC116674388 — encoded protein: MIFAGLWYGDSKPSMVTFLRPLGDTLSKLADDGILVQPAELTAEPFVCKVLTIAGTCDLPAKALVLNSVQYNGKFGCHKCEQPGKTVKTGERGHVHAFPYQHRDPKGPLRTNEKFALDMKISNETKTTVKGVKGPCCLSKLKSYNLIKGTAIDYMHSVLLGVMRLLMVLWFSPEFSRQPFSMAKNAKEIDKRFQDISPPSSTRYPRSVASHRMFFKASEYRDILIFYGPVVFRGILATLYYKHFLLLSEAIFILLMESISVEQIDHAEKLLWNFCSQMAILYGERYETANVHLLVHLADSVKALGPLWTHSCFHFEDKNGYLLRLIHGTQNIPMQMVHAVKLVQSIPVISQTIKPGNAVAEFYTRLTKDDSFCQENNDLSRTKLYGASSELQLDRVHLSTLERHGGHCICSKTVRIFHRAQVKRNYLTSKHYGKGNRRNNCTVVFSSDGQRKYGQIEFFFTSEHSNAKWALVNEFKVAGFTLLHDSVTNGTCSHVVPLLETSVNTVVSLDHILGKVVFFDLTSMPGIVFAANFPNTLEKF